In a single window of the Perognathus longimembris pacificus isolate PPM17 unplaced genomic scaffold, ASM2315922v1 HiC_scaffold_5532, whole genome shotgun sequence genome:
- the LOC125345330 gene encoding protein FAM156A/FAM156B-like produces MDPREKWNAALNSGSPRLTITAASQEVVLVSEPCSSQQLRMSFSAPSPGAGTSAPAPLPEGLAQQHYREEKSLLRQRRWERLGLSQKKKGFRGQGHMRRRHRDHMAPYAVERNTGSSVDDRAHSRIRCDCRYCQGHGQHAGVSGERNATGSSSSWDSLVQGLSGLTLSMGTNQPGLLPEGAQQQQQLPRLLPPEERCPRERQQENKKMFQRLLKQWLKDN; encoded by the coding sequence ATGGATCCACGGGAGAAATGGAACGCAGCGTTGAATTCTGGGTCTCCCCGGCTGACCATTACTGCCGCCTCCCAGGAGGTCGTGTTGGTCTCTGAGCCTTGCTCCTCACAACAGCTAAGGATGAGCTTCAGCGCACCAAGCCCTGGTGCGGGCACCAGTGCCCCTGCGCCTCTGCCCGAGGGGCTGGCCCAGCAGCACTACAGGGAGGAGAAGAGTCTGCTGCGGCAAAGGCGCTGGGAGAGGCTGGGGTTATCGCAGAAGAAGAAGGGGTTCCGGGGCCAGGGCCACATGAGACGCAGGCACCGCGACCACATGGCCCCTTATGCAGTGGAAAGGAACACCGGATCGTCTGTAGATGACAGAGCTCACAGTCGGATCCGATGTGATTGTCGATACTGCCAGGGCCACGGGCAGCATGCGGGGGTCTCTGGGGAAAGAAATGCCACCGGCAGTTCCTCCTCCTGGGACTCGCTGGTACAGGGCCTCAGCGGCTTGACCCTCAGCATGGGCACCAACCAGCCTGGCCTTCTGCCAGAGGgggcacagcagcagcagcagctgccgaGGCTGCTGCCCCCTGAAGAGAGGTGCCCACGGGAGAGACAGCAGGAAAACAAGAAGATGTTCCAGAGGCTGCTCAAGCAGTGGCTGAAAGACAACTGA